In a single window of the Drosophila subpulchrella strain 33 F10 #4 breed RU33 chromosome X, RU_Dsub_v1.1 Primary Assembly, whole genome shotgun sequence genome:
- the LOC119558088 gene encoding histone-lysine N-methyltransferase Suv4-20 isoform X3, with amino-acid sequence MQIDNKFYVVCFLVHQHTHVYYLFRLSYRMVVGSNHTRRGETGSRFTNSSSSGGSNGGSTASASSTTSATSSLASSSNSTSTTTATAAALLSSMSHKGHGPPPSAHHQANQQQQQQQQHHHHQAANHHPHAPHYQQANPHPSHHQQSHHSSNGGGGGGGGSAGSGSVVSGLNGCNGSAVSRLSQSTGMSPRELSENDDLATSLILDPHLGFQTHKMNIRFRPLKVDTQQLKAIVDDFIHTQNYDMAIQRIYDGPWIPRHLKNKNKIATKRLRDHIVRYLRVFDKDSGFAIEACYRYSLEEQRGAKISSTKRWSKNDKIECLVGCIAELTEAEEAALLHSGKNDFSVMYSCRKNCAQLWLGPAAYINHDCRANCKFLATGRDTACVKVLRDIEVGEEITCFYGEDFFGDSNRYCECETCERRGAGAFAGKDDGLMLGLSMGLGLATSGPGNNGGYRLRETDNRINRIKSRANSTNSTSNSNSNTNDSTGTSESSSTNGLVVSGGGGGGGGGAAAPAAGGATGAAGATGGAAVPATSQPPTGGGKEATAPVSLLEKKLPNVVVSPLTMKELRQKGMTKYDAEMIMANAAYQQQHHHQHHFHHHHHHHHHHHNHGQHASTGAEATAAVQQLAAMQKPGGGGGATGTGTGTGAGAGAGATQVGGVAGGAGSEVNGGRSSSLRKSMRVNSTSSSISTASMDEVVVAPVVVANIPLSTKAPVVLVPRCKPAQMAIAALHQRQQRQLRRSERQKEKLTDGESSDTSSEQQKREHNNQQDHPVPPKMFILAEEAHPEKTEEKQQEQQQQQQQEKRVTRNSAGRGGLVARLATAHNNNIATTTNNNNSSSSSSSSNNKATTITNCGNVKLKSRKRSEEKATSCCRYSSDRSNCNRNSSSSIGSNSSSGNIFSSNSSSGSNTSSNLIVKKLRIELNRIQIMYS; translated from the exons ATGCAAATCGataataaattttatgttgtttGCTTTTTGGTTCACCAACACACTCACGTTTATTACTTGTTTCG ACTGTCCTACAGAATGGTCGTCGGCTCGAATCACACGCGGCGCGGTGAAACTGGCAGCAGATTTACAAACAGCAGCAGCTCCGGTGGCTCAAACGGTGGCTCCACCGCCTCGGccagcagcaccaccagcgCAACGTCTTCACTAGCCAGCAGTTCCAATTCCACGTCGACCACGACGGCGACGGCTGCGGCTCTGCTGTCGTCCATGTCCCACAAGGGTCATGGCCCACCGCCATCAGCGCACCACCAGGCgaaccagcagcaacaacagcagcagcagcaccaccaccaccaggcGGCCAACCATCACCCACATGCCCCCCACTATCAGCAGGCGAATCCGCACCCCAGCCACCACCAGCAGTCGCATCACTCCTCGAATGGCGGTGGCGGAGGAGGTGGTGGATCTGCTGGATCGGGATCGGTGGTCAGTGGACTCAATGGCTGCAACGGCAGCGCCGTCAGCCGCCTGTCGCAATCCACTGGGATGTCGCCGCGTGAATTGTCCGAGAACGATGACCTGGCCACATCGCTGATCCTCGATCCGCATCTCGGTTTCCAGACTCACAAGATGAACATACGCTTTCGCCCCCTGAAGGTGGACACGCAGCAGCTGAAGGCCATCGTGGATGACTTTATCCACACGCAGAACTACGATATGGCCATTCAGCGCATCTACGATGGTCCGTGGATACCGCGTCATCTCAAGAACAAGAATAAGATTGCCACCAAGCGTCTTCGCGATCAT ATTGTCCGATATCTGCGCGTTTTCGACAAGGACAGTGGCTTTGCCATCGAGGCCTGCTACAGATATTCACTGGAGGAGCAACGCGGCGCCAAGATAAGTTCGACCAAGCGCTGGTCAAAGAACGACAAGATCGAATGTCTGGTGGGCTGCATCGCCGAGCTGACGGAGGCGGAGGAGGCCGCCCTGCTGCACTCGGGCAAGAATGACTTTTCGGTGATGTACAGCTGCCGCAAGAATTGCGCCCAATTGTGGCTGGGACCGGCTGCCTACATCAATCACGATTGTCGCGCCAATTGCAAGTTTCTGGCCACCGGCAGGGATACCGCGTGTGTTAAGGTCTTGCGCGACATCGAGGTGGGCGAGGAGATAACCTGTTTCTATGGAGAGGACTTCTTTGGGGACTCCAATCGCTATTGCGAGTGCGAGACGTGCGAACGCCGTGGAGCCGGCGCCTTTGCCGGCAAGGATGATGGCCTAATGCTGGGTCTTAGCATGGGACTCGGCCTGGCCACCAGTGGACCCGGCAATAATGGTGGCTATCGCCTGCGAGAGACGGACAATCGGATTAATCGCATCAAGAGCCGAGCCAACTCTACGAACAGCACCTCGAACAGCAATAGCAACACAAATGATTCCACTGGCACCAGCGAGAGTAGCAGCACGAACGGATTGGTCGTTtctggcggcggcggcggcggaggaggcggagcagcagcaccagctgCTGGTGGAGCGACCGGTGCTGCAGGAGCCactggaggagcagcagtGCCGGCAACATCGCAGCCACCAACTGGCGGCGGCAAGGAGGCCACTGCCCCTGTCTCTCTGCTCGAAAAGAAACTGCCCAACGTTGTGGTCTCACCGCTGACCATGAAGGAGCTGCGCCAGAAGGGCATGACCAAGTACGATGCCGAGATGATAATGGCCAATGCAGCctaccagcagcagcaccaccatcAGCATCATTTCCATcaccaccatcatcatcatcaccatcaccaCAATCATGGCCAGCATGCCAGTACTGGAGCCGAGGCCACAGCGGCTGTGCAGCAATTGGCCGCCATGCAGAAGCCAGGCGGTGGAGGAGGGGCAACCGGAACTGGCACTGGAACTGGAGCAGGTGCAGGTGCAGGAGCAACACAAGTGGGTGGCGTGGCCGGCGGAGCGGGCTCCGAGGTTAATGGCGGTCGCTCCAGCAGTTTGCGCAAATCGATGCGTGTGaacagcaccagcagcagcatctcGACCGCCTCCATGGACGAGGTGGTGGTGGCCCCAGTGGTCGTTGCCAATATTCCGCTGTCCACCAAGGCACCGGTGGTCTTGGTGCCGCGCTGCAAGCCCGCCCAGATGGCCATTGCTGCACTGCACCAGAGGCAGCAGCGCCAGTTGAGACGCAGTGAACGCCAGAAGGAGAAGCTCACGGACGGCGAGAGCAGCGACACCAGCAGCGAGCAGCAGAAGAGGGAGCACAACAATCAGCAGGATCATCCGGTGCCGCCCAAAATGTTCATCCTGGCGGAAGAAGCACATCCAGAGAAGACGGAGGAGAAGCAACaggaacagcagcagcagcagcagcaggagaaGCGTGTGACGCGAAATAGTGCGGGAAGAGGAGGATTGGTAGCCAGATTAGCCACTGCCCATAACAATAACATTGCAACcacaacaaacaacaacaacagcagcagcagtagcagcagcagcaacaacaaagcaACAACGATTACAAATT GTGGAAATGTAAAGCTTAAAAGTAGGAAAAGGTCGGAGGAGAAGGCAACATCGTGTTGCAGATACAGCAGCGACAGGAGCAACTGCAACAGGAACAGTAGCAGCAGCAtcggcagcaacagcagcagcggcaacatcttcagcagcaacagcagcagcggcagcaacaccagcagcaatTTGATAGTTAAAAAGCTAAGAATAGAGTTAAATCGCATACAAATCATGTACAGTTGA
- the LOC119558088 gene encoding histone-lysine N-methyltransferase Suv4-20 isoform X2, producing the protein MVVGSNHTRRGETGSRFTNSSSSGGSNGGSTASASSTTSATSSLASSSNSTSTTTATAAALLSSMSHKGHGPPPSAHHQANQQQQQQQQHHHHQAANHHPHAPHYQQANPHPSHHQQSHHSSNGGGGGGGGSAGSGSVVSGLNGCNGSAVSRLSQSTGMSPRELSENDDLATSLILDPHLGFQTHKMNIRFRPLKVDTQQLKAIVDDFIHTQNYDMAIQRIYDGPWIPRHLKNKNKIATKRLRDHIVRYLRVFDKDSGFAIEACYRYSLEEQRGAKISSTKRWSKNDKIECLVGCIAELTEAEEAALLHSGKNDFSVMYSCRKNCAQLWLGPAAYINHDCRANCKFLATGRDTACVKVLRDIEVGEEITCFYGEDFFGDSNRYCECETCERRGAGAFAGKDDGLMLGLSMGLGLATSGPGNNGGYRLRETDNRINRIKSRANSTNSTSNSNSNTNDSTGTSESSSTNGLVVSGGGGGGGGGAAAPAAGGATGAAGATGGAAVPATSQPPTGGGKEATAPVSLLEKKLPNVVVSPLTMKELRQKGMTKYDAEMIMANAAYQQQHHHQHHFHHHHHHHHHHHNHGQHASTGAEATAAVQQLAAMQKPGGGGGATGTGTGTGAGAGAGATQVGGVAGGAGSEVNGGRSSSLRKSMRVNSTSSSISTASMDEVVVAPVVVANIPLSTKAPVVLVPRCKPAQMAIAALHQRQQRQLRRSERQKEKLTDGESSDTSSEQQKREHNNQQDHPVPPKMFILAEEAHPEKTEEKQQEQQQQQQQEKRVTRNSAGRGGLVARLATAHNNNIATTTNNNNSSSSSSSSNNKATTITNCNNHNSNNSSRINHNSNLSGRLSVKSKKPAPSEASSTPSSTSTSSENQHQQQQQHQQATRRSRSPSPAYKKNLLASFDPDIPSNQATTIKEQQQLDKQKQRDEGATNPPVKQKRSRRAAALAAAQSIHCEALGGFSSGSSGGQRKRANQAAGEAATSSSSSSSISNVEPLLKTPERRLKLTLRMKRSPILDEVIELGTSLSNGGAGRNASGSHRGGTDGDGSGRAALNLTGSSSNGIEYEILRMEGISEHGNDDDDDEEEEEDDEEDEAPVAEEEDEPPPKEEELQLPTKKQRKKQRSRSRSSQRRSPAPSSSSVYGTPQKKRLRLIFGNESHTIDIPPAAAEGAGSGMDDLNSSGGGGDESFNVSYASSTSLTVNTSSSSTSSSGGGGGGGGATSSSGEAVDSSSTVGGGGTIAAQSPSSTTSSSFQSACTSTTNSNSYFPNGKQRGVGEDSYAMHYYQLGKFAGTSSPGQGQAIVSSSSGSSGGGGGGGGGAGFLSMPKHTFGTCALLAPTSFASLQNQPQINQQKSSGGGGGGGGGGVGVVATSTSTATAASHHHHNNHHGQK; encoded by the exons ATGGTCGTCGGCTCGAATCACACGCGGCGCGGTGAAACTGGCAGCAGATTTACAAACAGCAGCAGCTCCGGTGGCTCAAACGGTGGCTCCACCGCCTCGGccagcagcaccaccagcgCAACGTCTTCACTAGCCAGCAGTTCCAATTCCACGTCGACCACGACGGCGACGGCTGCGGCTCTGCTGTCGTCCATGTCCCACAAGGGTCATGGCCCACCGCCATCAGCGCACCACCAGGCgaaccagcagcaacaacagcagcagcagcaccaccaccaccaggcGGCCAACCATCACCCACATGCCCCCCACTATCAGCAGGCGAATCCGCACCCCAGCCACCACCAGCAGTCGCATCACTCCTCGAATGGCGGTGGCGGAGGAGGTGGTGGATCTGCTGGATCGGGATCGGTGGTCAGTGGACTCAATGGCTGCAACGGCAGCGCCGTCAGCCGCCTGTCGCAATCCACTGGGATGTCGCCGCGTGAATTGTCCGAGAACGATGACCTGGCCACATCGCTGATCCTCGATCCGCATCTCGGTTTCCAGACTCACAAGATGAACATACGCTTTCGCCCCCTGAAGGTGGACACGCAGCAGCTGAAGGCCATCGTGGATGACTTTATCCACACGCAGAACTACGATATGGCCATTCAGCGCATCTACGATGGTCCGTGGATACCGCGTCATCTCAAGAACAAGAATAAGATTGCCACCAAGCGTCTTCGCGATCAT ATTGTCCGATATCTGCGCGTTTTCGACAAGGACAGTGGCTTTGCCATCGAGGCCTGCTACAGATATTCACTGGAGGAGCAACGCGGCGCCAAGATAAGTTCGACCAAGCGCTGGTCAAAGAACGACAAGATCGAATGTCTGGTGGGCTGCATCGCCGAGCTGACGGAGGCGGAGGAGGCCGCCCTGCTGCACTCGGGCAAGAATGACTTTTCGGTGATGTACAGCTGCCGCAAGAATTGCGCCCAATTGTGGCTGGGACCGGCTGCCTACATCAATCACGATTGTCGCGCCAATTGCAAGTTTCTGGCCACCGGCAGGGATACCGCGTGTGTTAAGGTCTTGCGCGACATCGAGGTGGGCGAGGAGATAACCTGTTTCTATGGAGAGGACTTCTTTGGGGACTCCAATCGCTATTGCGAGTGCGAGACGTGCGAACGCCGTGGAGCCGGCGCCTTTGCCGGCAAGGATGATGGCCTAATGCTGGGTCTTAGCATGGGACTCGGCCTGGCCACCAGTGGACCCGGCAATAATGGTGGCTATCGCCTGCGAGAGACGGACAATCGGATTAATCGCATCAAGAGCCGAGCCAACTCTACGAACAGCACCTCGAACAGCAATAGCAACACAAATGATTCCACTGGCACCAGCGAGAGTAGCAGCACGAACGGATTGGTCGTTtctggcggcggcggcggcggaggaggcggagcagcagcaccagctgCTGGTGGAGCGACCGGTGCTGCAGGAGCCactggaggagcagcagtGCCGGCAACATCGCAGCCACCAACTGGCGGCGGCAAGGAGGCCACTGCCCCTGTCTCTCTGCTCGAAAAGAAACTGCCCAACGTTGTGGTCTCACCGCTGACCATGAAGGAGCTGCGCCAGAAGGGCATGACCAAGTACGATGCCGAGATGATAATGGCCAATGCAGCctaccagcagcagcaccaccatcAGCATCATTTCCATcaccaccatcatcatcatcaccatcaccaCAATCATGGCCAGCATGCCAGTACTGGAGCCGAGGCCACAGCGGCTGTGCAGCAATTGGCCGCCATGCAGAAGCCAGGCGGTGGAGGAGGGGCAACCGGAACTGGCACTGGAACTGGAGCAGGTGCAGGTGCAGGAGCAACACAAGTGGGTGGCGTGGCCGGCGGAGCGGGCTCCGAGGTTAATGGCGGTCGCTCCAGCAGTTTGCGCAAATCGATGCGTGTGaacagcaccagcagcagcatctcGACCGCCTCCATGGACGAGGTGGTGGTGGCCCCAGTGGTCGTTGCCAATATTCCGCTGTCCACCAAGGCACCGGTGGTCTTGGTGCCGCGCTGCAAGCCCGCCCAGATGGCCATTGCTGCACTGCACCAGAGGCAGCAGCGCCAGTTGAGACGCAGTGAACGCCAGAAGGAGAAGCTCACGGACGGCGAGAGCAGCGACACCAGCAGCGAGCAGCAGAAGAGGGAGCACAACAATCAGCAGGATCATCCGGTGCCGCCCAAAATGTTCATCCTGGCGGAAGAAGCACATCCAGAGAAGACGGAGGAGAAGCAACaggaacagcagcagcagcagcagcaggagaaGCGTGTGACGCGAAATAGTGCGGGAAGAGGAGGATTGGTAGCCAGATTAGCCACTGCCCATAACAATAACATTGCAACcacaacaaacaacaacaacagcagcagcagtagcagcagcagcaacaacaaagcaACAACGATTACAAATTGTAATAATCATAATAGTAATAATAGCAGTAGAATTAATCATAATTCTAATCTTAGCGGTAGACTTAGTGTTAAATCGAAGAAGCCAGCACCAAGTGAGGCCTCGTCCACACcctcatccacatccacatcctcaGAAAatcagcatcagcagcagcagcagcatcagcaggcAACGCGTCGCAGTCGCAGCCCGAGTCCCGCCTACAAGAAGAACCTTTTAGCCAGCTTCGATCCCGATATTCCTTCCAACCAAGCAACAACAATCAAGGAGCAACAGCAGCTggataagcaaaagcaaagggacgagggagctacaaatCCCCCGGTCAAACAGAAACGAAGTCGCAGGGCAGCTGCCTTGGCAGCGGCGCAGAGTATCCACTGCGAAGCTTTGGGTGGATTCTCATCGGGATCTAGTGGTGGGCAGCGCAAGAGAGCAAACCAGGCAGCAGGAGAAGCTGCCACCTcatcgtcctcctcctcgagCATCAGCAATGTCGAGCCACTCCTAAAAACCCCAGAGCGCAGGCTGAAATTAACGCTGCGTATGAAGCGTTCCCCAATTCTGGACGAAGTTATTGAGCTCGGAACGAGTCTGAGCAATGGTGGCGCCGGTCGAAATGCATCGGGTTCCCATCGCGGAGGAACAGATGGAGATGGATCTGGTAGAGCTGCGCTAAATCTAACCGGCAGCAGTTCCAATGGCATTGAGTACGAGATCCTGCGCATGGAGGGCATTTCCGAGCATGGCAAcgatgacgacgacgacgaagaggaggaggaagaTGATGAGGAAGACGAAGCGCCAGTTGCGGAAGAAGAGGACGAGCCGCCGCCAAAGGAGGAGGAACTGCAGCTGCCCACCAAGAAGCAGAGAAAGAAACAGCGCAGCCGCAGCAGGAGCAGCCAAcgcagatcgccagcgccgAGCAGTAGCAGTGTATATGGCACACCGCAGAAGAAGCGACTCCGCCTGATCTTTGGCAACGAATCCCATACCATAGACATTCCACCAGCAGCAGCCGAGGGAGCGGGCAGCGGCATGGATGACCTAAACAGCAGCGGAGGCGGTGGCGATGAGTCCTTCAATGTCTCGTATGCCAGCAGCACTAGTTTGACGGTCAACACCTCCTCCAGCAGTACCAGTTCATCcggtggcggcggcggcggggGAGGTGCCACCTCATCCTCTGGCGAGGCGGTGGACTCCTCCTCCACGGTGGGTGGAGGAGGAACCATTGCTGCCCAATCGCCCTCATCCACGACCAGCAGCTCCTTTCAATCGGCCTGCACATCGACCACCAACAGCAATAGCTACTTTCCCAATGGCAAGCAGCGTGGAGTTGGCGAGGATTCCTATGCGATGCACTATTACCAGCTGGGCAAGTTCGCTGGAACCTCGAGCCCAGGACAGGGACAGGCCATTGTGAGCAGCAGCAGTGGTTCCTCGGGAGGAGGTGGCGGCGGAGGTGGTGGAGCTGGATTCCTGAGCATGCCCAAGCATACATTTGGCACTTGCGCTCTTTTGGCGCCCACCAGTTTCGCCAGTCTGCAGAATCAGCCGCAGATTAACCAACAAAAGTCCAGCGGTggtggcggcggcggaggaggaggaggggtAGGAGTGGTGGCCACCTCTACGTCAACAGCAACGGCCGCCTCGCATCATCATCATAACAACCATCATGGCCAGAAATAA